A genome region from Blautia coccoides includes the following:
- a CDS encoding ABC transporter permease subunit, translated as MLFRNELYKICSRKILFMGALLGLLFLAAYFQMSALGSEYAYDNGTCLRRTDAIQYNREIARRYAGSMTQEKAEAIVKEFGWHINENDLETSDTGDTLPGYYDNSTSRFVTVNLSDSRIRGGEPPTALAGSDDKYAAEIMSGKYEYGYIGGWDNTFSEMHMMLLWIVSALVIIACAPVFSEEYAQQTAPILLTTQNGKGKTAAAKILAAFTWAGGVYLLFTLLLVGAFLLVYGSGGLSVSAGLSFPDLITGNIFWNGDGDTRKTTGAVLLAYLLTGLLSILVTAAVTLLISSIKKSSFSALLWSAAAYLFPAVIYTVFLVSMKVTRALMILKSVINCLPFFLPMRELTSIPFACRLFGYVFSACLLAFCCLLGWRKYCRCQVGK; from the coding sequence ATGCTTTTCAGAAATGAGTTATATAAAATTTGTTCAAGAAAAATTCTTTTCATGGGCGCACTGCTTGGCTTGCTCTTTTTGGCCGCCTACTTTCAGATGTCCGCGCTTGGTTCAGAATATGCCTATGACAATGGCACCTGTTTAAGGAGAACCGATGCCATACAATACAACAGGGAAATTGCCCGCCGATACGCTGGGTCTATGACCCAGGAAAAAGCAGAGGCCATAGTAAAGGAATTCGGATGGCATATCAATGAAAATGACCTGGAAACCTCTGATACAGGCGACACTTTACCGGGTTATTATGACAATTCCACCAGCCGTTTTGTGACTGTCAATCTTTCCGATTCCAGAATCCGGGGCGGCGAACCGCCCACAGCTCTCGCCGGTTCCGATGACAAGTACGCTGCGGAGATAATGAGCGGCAAATATGAATATGGTTACATCGGCGGATGGGACAACACCTTTAGCGAAATGCATATGATGCTCCTCTGGATCGTCTCTGCTCTGGTGATCATAGCCTGTGCCCCTGTTTTCTCTGAGGAATATGCCCAACAAACTGCCCCCATCCTGCTGACCACGCAGAACGGAAAAGGGAAGACAGCCGCCGCCAAAATACTGGCAGCGTTTACATGGGCAGGCGGAGTGTATCTTCTGTTTACACTCCTCCTTGTGGGAGCCTTTCTGCTTGTATACGGCAGTGGCGGACTCTCTGTCAGCGCAGGCCTTTCTTTTCCCGACTTAATTACCGGAAACATTTTCTGGAATGGGGATGGAGATACCCGGAAGACCACCGGCGCCGTACTGCTTGCTTATCTGCTCACAGGACTTTTATCCATACTTGTAACTGCCGCTGTCACACTGTTGATATCCTCAATAAAGAAAAGTTCTTTCTCTGCCCTGCTTTGGTCCGCTGCCGCTTATCTGTTTCCTGCTGTCATTTACACTGTTTTTCTTGTATCCATGAAAGTCACAAGAGCTTTGATGATACTCAAAAGTGTTATAAATTGTCTGCCGTTTTTCCTGCCCATGCGTGAACTCACATCCATTCCCTTTGCCTGCCGCCTGTTTGGATATGTATTCTCCGCATGCCTTCTAGCCTTTTGCTGTCTGCTGGGATGGAGAAAATACTGCCGCTGCCAAGTGGGAAAATAA
- a CDS encoding ABC transporter ATP-binding protein: MLELKTQNITKRYKEKTAADDITFTLKNGVYGLLGENGAGKTTLLRILCGILAPDRGEVTLDGIPIQNMGAGYRALLGYLPQDFGYYPDFTVKRYLLYLASLKAVPRDEALRKYRQMLGLTGLAGEEKQKIKHLSGGMIRRLGIAQALLNDPKILLLDEPTAGLDPKERIRFRNIISTLGHDRIVLLSTHIVSDVANAAEKILIMRCGKIIENKEPDALIRAADGHVWEFVISPPEADICRKQFTVCNVRTEGTDLRMRVLSEKCPFPDASRAVPDLEDAYLYATENREVL; the protein is encoded by the coding sequence TTGCTGGAATTAAAAACGCAGAACATAACAAAACGTTACAAAGAAAAAACAGCCGCCGACGATATCACCTTTACACTGAAAAACGGTGTGTACGGACTTCTAGGGGAAAATGGCGCGGGCAAGACCACACTGCTGCGCATACTCTGCGGCATCCTTGCGCCTGACCGGGGAGAAGTGACACTGGACGGCATACCTATTCAGAACATGGGTGCCGGATACCGGGCTTTGCTTGGCTATCTGCCCCAGGATTTCGGCTATTATCCCGACTTTACCGTAAAGCGGTACCTCCTTTATCTCGCCTCCTTAAAGGCAGTTCCCAGGGATGAAGCGCTTAGAAAATACAGGCAAATGCTGGGACTGACCGGACTTGCCGGGGAAGAAAAGCAAAAGATCAAACATCTCTCCGGCGGTATGATACGGAGACTGGGCATTGCCCAGGCCCTGCTCAATGATCCGAAAATCCTTCTGTTGGATGAGCCTACCGCAGGCCTTGATCCCAAGGAGCGCATCCGTTTCCGCAATATCATCAGCACTCTGGGACACGACAGGATCGTGCTCCTTTCCACTCATATAGTCTCCGACGTGGCAAATGCCGCTGAGAAGATACTGATCATGCGCTGTGGAAAGATCATTGAAAATAAGGAACCGGATGCCCTGATCCGGGCGGCAGACGGCCACGTATGGGAATTTGTCATATCTCCCCCGGAAGCGGATATCTGCCGGAAACAATTTACTGTCTGCAATGTAAGAACAGAAGGAACCGACCTACGGATGCGTGTCCTCTCTGAAAAATGCCCCTTCCCTGACGCCTCCCGGGCCGTTCCTGACCTGGAGGATGCTTATCTCTACGCCACAGAAAACAGGGAGGTGCTCTGA
- a CDS encoding RNA polymerase sigma factor — MDDRKAIREIQNGNKEYLNLLAEKYYDDIYRFCCYQTGDPDTAYDLAQETFLRFIRYVDHYRYKNLKGYLLTIARNVCFDFFSKETAAHRHLSYSPLDEAREEEPAAESPGHLPMQSDLLVNVIREENSRLLVQALMKLPKIQREVIVLHSLYGLKHREIARITGTNSSTVKSRMKQGMDKLKHTLRKEDFYG, encoded by the coding sequence ATGGATGACAGAAAAGCCATAAGGGAAATACAAAACGGCAATAAAGAATACTTAAATTTGCTGGCGGAAAAATATTATGACGACATCTACCGTTTCTGTTGTTACCAGACCGGAGATCCCGATACCGCATATGATCTGGCCCAGGAAACCTTTCTTCGTTTTATTCGCTATGTGGACCACTACCGGTATAAAAACCTGAAAGGCTACCTGCTGACCATAGCCAGAAATGTCTGCTTCGATTTTTTCAGCAAAGAGACCGCGGCTCACCGGCACCTCTCCTATTCCCCCCTGGACGAAGCCCGCGAAGAGGAGCCTGCCGCTGAATCCCCGGGACATTTGCCCATGCAGAGCGATCTGCTGGTGAATGTTATCCGGGAGGAGAATTCCAGGCTGCTTGTCCAGGCTCTTATGAAGCTGCCCAAGATCCAGAGAGAGGTCATTGTGCTTCACAGCCTCTACGGTCTGAAGCACAGAGAGATTGCCAGGATCACAGGCACCAATTCATCCACAGTGAAATCCCGGATGAAACAGGGCATGGACAAGCTGAAGCATACATTGAGAAAGGAGGATTTTTATGGATGA
- a CDS encoding EFR1 family ferrodoxin (N-terminal region resembles flavodoxins. C-terminal ferrodoxin region binds two 4Fe-4S clusters.), giving the protein MILYFSGTGNSAYTAQKIAENIQDDTLDLFQKIRDSDHTQICSDKPWVIVSPTYAWRIPRILQDWLTKTKLTGNKDIYFILTCGGNIGNAGAYIKKLCTSKNLNFKGCAPVLMPENYIALFRAPQEEESLEIIRRAEDTMDQISHFITNNEMLPQPSLTSKDRLNSGIVNNIFYPAFVHARKFYATNACISCGKCEKVCPLKNVHLEKGKPVWGSRCTHCMACICRCPVEAIEYGQHTKGLSRYVFPKSIKK; this is encoded by the coding sequence ATGATATTATATTTTTCCGGAACAGGCAACAGCGCCTACACCGCACAAAAAATCGCAGAAAACATTCAAGATGACACACTTGATCTGTTTCAAAAAATCCGTGACAGCGATCACACCCAGATTTGTTCAGATAAACCATGGGTCATCGTATCACCAACTTACGCATGGCGGATTCCACGTATTCTTCAGGATTGGCTTACCAAAACAAAGCTGACAGGAAATAAAGACATTTATTTTATTCTGACATGCGGAGGGAATATCGGAAATGCAGGTGCCTATATAAAAAAATTGTGCACCTCCAAAAACCTGAATTTTAAAGGGTGTGCTCCTGTCCTCATGCCAGAGAATTACATTGCACTGTTCCGCGCTCCCCAGGAGGAAGAATCACTGGAGATCATACGCAGGGCTGAGGATACCATGGACCAAATATCACATTTCATCACAAATAATGAAATGCTCCCGCAGCCTTCCCTCACTTCCAAAGACAGGTTAAACAGCGGTATTGTAAACAATATATTTTATCCCGCATTTGTACATGCCAGAAAATTTTATGCCACCAATGCCTGCATATCCTGCGGCAAATGTGAAAAGGTCTGTCCCCTGAAAAATGTCCATCTGGAGAAAGGAAAGCCGGTGTGGGGCAGCCGCTGCACACACTGTATGGCCTGTATCTGCCGCTGTCCCGTTGAGGCCATTGAATACGGCCAGCATACCAAGGGCCTGTCCCGGTATGTTTTCCCGAAAAGCATTAAAAAATAA
- a CDS encoding ArsR/SmtB family transcription factor codes for MENECEERLQKIVRGFRDCQNAFTAIGDETRQLILLVLLENDLSGIRVGEIAEKTHLTRPSVSHHLRILKDAGIVNMRKEGTKNYYYVSLDESQWKNMTDLINLIYESIRQTHEIHDKE; via the coding sequence ATGGAAAATGAATGTGAAGAGCGTTTACAAAAAATCGTCCGTGGTTTTCGGGACTGCCAAAATGCGTTTACTGCAATCGGCGATGAGACAAGACAGTTGATCCTGCTGGTGCTTTTAGAAAATGATCTGTCAGGCATAAGGGTCGGTGAGATCGCAGAGAAAACCCATCTGACAAGACCTTCTGTGTCCCACCATCTGCGTATCCTAAAAGACGCGGGTATTGTCAATATGAGAAAAGAAGGAACTAAAAATTATTATTATGTGAGTTTGGATGAATCCCAATGGAAGAATATGACCGATCTAATCAATCTCATCTATGAGAGCATTCGGCAAACTCATGAAATACATGATAAGGAGTAA
- a CDS encoding nitroreductase family protein produces MAKHAVKIHTSLCIGCGLCAKTCAAHNIVLKNKKAETILDDCILCGQCSAVCPKEAVTISGYDTKPITQNGTVHLNPHEVLDVIRFRRTIRQFQKKEIPHAVLEQILEAGSLTHTAKNMQDVSFVVLEKEKDAVEQMAVRLFKKLKPFADLFSPIARLNKIHPHFFFFQAPTVIVILAKDKTNGILAAQNMEFVAEANGLGVLFSGFFTSSANISPKIKKALNVPKGKKVAATLVLGYPGVKFLRSAPREKPDVRYM; encoded by the coding sequence ATGGCAAAACATGCAGTAAAAATTCATACCTCATTATGCATCGGCTGTGGTTTATGCGCAAAGACATGTGCTGCGCACAATATCGTACTGAAAAATAAAAAGGCAGAAACCATATTAGATGACTGTATCCTGTGTGGTCAGTGCTCTGCAGTCTGTCCAAAGGAGGCAGTCACCATCAGCGGCTATGATACAAAACCGATCACCCAAAATGGCACTGTACACCTGAATCCCCATGAAGTCCTGGATGTCATCCGCTTCAGACGCACCATACGGCAGTTTCAAAAGAAAGAGATTCCTCATGCTGTGCTGGAACAGATCCTGGAAGCAGGCAGTCTCACACATACAGCCAAAAATATGCAGGATGTCTCCTTTGTGGTCCTTGAGAAAGAAAAAGACGCTGTGGAACAGATGGCTGTCCGCCTCTTTAAAAAACTAAAGCCCTTTGCGGATTTGTTCAGTCCTATTGCCAGACTTAATAAAATACACCCACATTTTTTCTTCTTCCAGGCACCTACTGTCATTGTTATCCTGGCAAAAGACAAAACCAACGGCATACTCGCAGCACAAAATATGGAGTTTGTGGCAGAGGCCAACGGGCTGGGTGTGCTGTTCAGCGGATTTTTCACATCTTCCGCCAACATATCACCGAAGATCAAAAAGGCGCTGAACGTTCCCAAAGGGAAAAAAGTGGCTGCCACCCTGGTATTAGGTTATCCCGGTGTAAAATTTCTCCGCTCCGCCCCGAGAGAAAAACCGGATGTCAGATATATGTAG
- a CDS encoding IS1182 family transposase has translation MLKQDYYNEFFDLGQQKINFSFFELHLPDDDPVYTLKKVMEELDFSGLLACCSDKGRTGYNPIMMYAVVTYANMRGVRSVDRIVELCERDLAFIWLTKGQKPKRDAFYEFKNKKLTGDLLDELNYQFMRQLKKEGLITLKELFIDGTKLEANANRYTFVWRGSINYHLAGLLDKIDALYEKYNTLLHENGYAAKYDLGDAKMFIIEGMEKVRRVIDENRKRKLTKHKKLSNNTIIEIDNCSPLEILKLQKNLMQITEGEGISFVHSKGKTKSELQKLYEELEECGNRLMGYKECFEIMGKDRNSYSKTDLEATFMRMKEDHMLNGQLKPAYNVQIAVENYFIVHGYVSNDRTDYNTLIPVLEKHQKAFGKVLDEVTADSGYCSEKNLLYLKHNGIASYIKLQDHEKRKTRAYKEDISKYYNMTTHIFEDERYYICHDGRELRHIRTESKEQDGYSQTWEVYGCADCSGCEHKSRCLYKYNAEKNSDRNKVMKINEQWEELKEASNANIQSEKGILKRQIRSIQTEGHFGDIKENENFRRFNYRNSEKVYKEFMLYAIGRNINKYHRFLYHEIEKYAGKSDQKTA, from the coding sequence ATGCTTAAACAAGATTATTATAACGAATTTTTTGATTTAGGGCAACAGAAAATTAACTTCAGTTTCTTCGAATTGCATTTACCCGATGACGATCCAGTTTATACCCTAAAAAAAGTGATGGAGGAATTAGATTTTTCAGGCCTGCTTGCCTGTTGTTCAGATAAGGGAAGAACCGGGTACAATCCAATCATGATGTATGCTGTCGTTACCTACGCAAACATGCGCGGAGTGCGTTCTGTTGACCGTATTGTTGAATTATGCGAAAGGGACCTTGCTTTTATCTGGCTGACCAAAGGGCAGAAACCGAAGCGGGATGCTTTCTATGAATTCAAGAATAAAAAACTGACGGGTGATCTTCTGGATGAGCTGAATTACCAATTCATGCGCCAATTGAAAAAAGAGGGCCTGATCACGCTCAAAGAACTCTTTATTGATGGTACGAAGCTGGAAGCCAATGCAAACCGCTATACTTTTGTCTGGAGAGGGAGCATCAATTACCATCTTGCAGGTCTTTTGGATAAGATAGATGCACTTTATGAAAAGTACAATACACTTCTGCATGAAAATGGGTATGCAGCGAAATACGACCTTGGGGATGCAAAGATGTTCATCATCGAAGGCATGGAAAAAGTCAGGCGTGTGATTGATGAAAACCGGAAACGAAAACTGACAAAGCATAAGAAGCTCTCAAACAATACAATCATCGAAATAGATAACTGCTCCCCTCTTGAGATTTTGAAGCTTCAGAAGAATCTGATGCAGATCACAGAAGGTGAGGGGATATCATTCGTCCACAGTAAGGGAAAAACGAAGTCCGAGCTTCAAAAACTGTATGAGGAACTGGAGGAATGCGGAAACCGCCTGATGGGATATAAAGAATGCTTTGAAATCATGGGGAAAGACCGCAACAGTTATTCCAAAACGGATCTGGAAGCAACGTTTATGCGGATGAAGGAAGACCACATGCTCAACGGTCAGTTAAAACCAGCTTACAACGTTCAGATCGCGGTGGAGAACTATTTCATCGTTCACGGATACGTGAGCAATGACCGTACAGATTATAACACCCTGATCCCGGTTTTGGAGAAGCATCAGAAAGCCTTTGGTAAAGTATTGGATGAAGTGACAGCAGACAGCGGATACTGCAGCGAGAAAAACCTCTTGTATCTGAAACACAATGGGATTGCCAGTTATATCAAACTCCAGGATCACGAAAAACGGAAAACCCGTGCCTATAAAGAAGATATCAGCAAATATTACAACATGACAACCCATATCTTTGAAGATGAGCGCTACTATATCTGTCATGACGGAAGAGAGCTTCGTCATATCCGGACAGAAAGTAAGGAGCAGGACGGGTATAGCCAGACATGGGAAGTCTATGGATGTGCAGATTGCAGCGGCTGTGAACATAAATCCCGTTGTCTGTATAAGTACAATGCGGAAAAAAACAGTGACCGAAATAAAGTCATGAAGATCAATGAGCAGTGGGAGGAACTGAAAGAAGCATCCAATGCCAACATCCAGAGTGAGAAGGGGATCCTGAAGCGCCAGATCCGTTCCATCCAGACCGAAGGGCACTTCGGGGACATCAAGGAAAACGAAAACTTCCGTCGGTTCAATTACCGCAATTCAGAAAAAGTGTATAAAGAATTCATGCTGTATGCAATTGGCCGGAATATAAATAAATATCATCGGTTTCTTTACCATGAGATCGAGAAATACGCAGGAAAATCTGATCAAAAGACAGCTTAG
- a CDS encoding response regulator transcription factor yields MYKLLFVDDDKALLKMLENYFRLRGYSILLADDGLTALEKIEDNPDLILLDINMPRMDGIELCMKIREFVSCPILFLTARVEEQDRINGLLSGGDDYIVKPFSLKELEARITAHIKREERGRKKPNLRYREGLLLDYSARKALYDDRELELTKLEYDIVEFLSKNPGQVFDKERIYERVCGYDAEGDSRVITELIRRIRRKIGEYTGTEYIETVWGSGYRWKK; encoded by the coding sequence ATGTATAAATTGTTGTTTGTTGATGATGATAAAGCCCTGCTCAAAATGCTGGAAAATTATTTCCGTTTAAGGGGATACAGCATTTTGCTTGCAGATGACGGCTTAACGGCCCTGGAGAAAATAGAGGATAACCCGGATTTGATCTTGCTGGATATTAATATGCCGCGTATGGACGGAATAGAACTGTGTATGAAGATCAGGGAATTCGTTTCATGTCCCATATTGTTCCTGACAGCCAGAGTTGAGGAGCAGGACAGGATAAACGGCCTGCTTTCCGGGGGAGATGACTATATTGTCAAGCCGTTCAGCCTGAAGGAACTGGAGGCGAGGATCACGGCACATATAAAAAGAGAGGAACGAGGCAGGAAAAAGCCAAATCTCAGATACAGGGAGGGGCTGCTGCTGGACTATAGTGCCAGGAAAGCCCTGTATGATGACCGGGAGCTGGAGCTTACAAAACTGGAGTACGATATTGTGGAATTCCTCTCCAAAAATCCGGGTCAGGTGTTTGACAAGGAGCGGATCTATGAAAGGGTCTGCGGCTATGATGCGGAGGGCGACAGCAGGGTGATCACGGAACTCATAAGAAGAATACGGAGAAAAATAGGAGAATATACCGGCACGGAGTATATTGAGACTGTATGGGGAAGTGGGTACCGATGGAAAAAATAA
- a CDS encoding HAMP domain-containing sensor histidine kinase gives MEKIRNLSLRKTIVLYMTAAIIITFFLSAVVIKMAEGTQRQIWAEYTDWDKHLDFEEETGNITEITRPAQKDMLHRDYVMTQICDAVETWSMLILPMIGSVIAVFCFYRDKIREPLQILTEGSRKIQENHLDFPVDYRKKDEMGSLCREFDRMRSQLQENNRQLWSMVEQERTLKAVIAHDIRSPLAVLRGYQETLMEFLPAGQLSQQDMEEMLSSGMQQIDRLNAFVEQMRRLSGIEERTVHMDKIETSALLRYMEQTAKALANKESCRTVIRSEGMPNGFFGDFSLICEVYENLLGNAVRYARHMILITMEVTDGMLFISMGDDGEGFHGEEEEITKPFYHDNLADDLKHFGLGMYLSKLYCEMHGGKLLLGSADLGGAYVKAGFHIE, from the coding sequence ATGGAAAAAATAAGGAATCTTTCGCTTAGGAAAACAATTGTACTTTACATGACTGCGGCGATCATTATCACCTTTTTCCTCTCAGCCGTGGTTATCAAAATGGCGGAGGGGACTCAGAGACAAATCTGGGCGGAATATACAGACTGGGATAAACATCTGGACTTTGAGGAGGAGACAGGAAATATCACGGAGATCACAAGGCCCGCACAGAAGGATATGCTTCACAGAGATTATGTCATGACCCAGATCTGCGACGCGGTGGAAACATGGTCTATGCTTATACTGCCTATGATCGGCAGTGTGATCGCGGTTTTTTGCTTTTACCGTGATAAGATCAGGGAGCCGCTTCAGATACTGACAGAAGGTTCCAGAAAAATACAGGAAAACCATCTGGACTTTCCTGTAGATTACAGGAAAAAGGATGAAATGGGAAGTCTGTGCCGGGAATTTGACCGTATGCGCTCCCAGCTTCAAGAAAACAACCGACAGCTCTGGAGCATGGTGGAACAGGAGAGAACGCTGAAGGCGGTCATTGCCCATGATATCCGTTCCCCCCTTGCAGTGCTGCGGGGATACCAGGAAACGCTTATGGAGTTTCTGCCTGCGGGGCAGTTAAGCCAGCAGGACATGGAGGAAATGCTGTCCTCGGGAATGCAGCAGATTGACAGGCTGAATGCCTTTGTGGAACAGATGAGGCGGCTTTCCGGCATCGAAGAGAGAACGGTTCATATGGATAAGATAGAGACCTCTGCATTGCTCAGATACATGGAACAGACGGCAAAGGCTCTGGCCAACAAGGAATCCTGCCGAACCGTCATAAGATCGGAGGGAATGCCAAATGGCTTTTTTGGTGATTTTTCCTTGATATGTGAGGTGTATGAGAATCTTCTGGGAAATGCAGTGCGGTATGCCCGGCATATGATCCTCATTACTATGGAGGTGACAGACGGAATGCTTTTTATTTCCATGGGGGATGACGGGGAGGGATTTCATGGAGAGGAAGAAGAGATCACGAAACCCTTCTACCATGATAACCTTGCAGATGACCTGAAGCATTTTGGCCTCGGAATGTATCTGAGTAAACTGTACTGCGAGATGCATGGAGGTAAACTGCTGTTGGGCAGTGCTGATTTGGGAGGGGCTTATGTGAAGGCGGGATTTCACATAGAATAG
- a CDS encoding aldo/keto reductase, with product MIYKNFQDMKLSALGMGAMRLPVINGEDSRIDEKAAAEMVAYAMEHGINYYDTAWGYHEGNSETVMGRILDQYPRSTYYLATKFPGYDLSNMDKVEEIFEKQLEKCKVEYFDFYLFHNVCEMNIDAYLDEKYGIFDYLMKQKEKGRIHHLGFSAHGSYDVMKRFLEAYGEQMEFCQIQLNYLDWSFQNAKEKVDLLSEYHIPVWVMEPLRGGRLASLSEENSEKLKTFRPDEGIPAWAFRFLQGIPEVKMILSGMSDFAQMQDNIHTFETDKPLNEQEKTALLEIADNMVKHIALPCTACRYCTSHCPQELDIPMLLELYNEHCFTGGGFIAPMALQAVPEEKQPGACIGCQSCEAVCPQQIKISEAMADFAHKLNG from the coding sequence ATGATCTATAAGAATTTTCAGGACATGAAATTATCTGCGCTGGGAATGGGAGCTATGCGTCTTCCGGTCATAAACGGAGAAGATTCCAGGATTGATGAGAAGGCAGCCGCAGAGATGGTGGCATACGCCATGGAACATGGAATAAATTATTACGACACAGCCTGGGGGTACCATGAGGGGAATTCAGAAACCGTTATGGGCAGGATCTTGGATCAATACCCCCGCAGTACCTATTATCTTGCAACTAAATTTCCGGGGTATGATCTCTCCAATATGGATAAAGTGGAAGAAATTTTTGAAAAACAGTTGGAGAAATGCAAAGTGGAGTATTTTGATTTCTATCTGTTCCACAATGTATGTGAGATGAACATTGACGCGTACCTGGATGAGAAATATGGCATTTTTGACTATCTGATGAAACAGAAGGAAAAGGGAAGGATCCATCATCTGGGCTTTTCCGCTCATGGAAGTTATGATGTGATGAAACGTTTTTTAGAGGCTTACGGAGAGCAGATGGAATTCTGCCAGATTCAGTTAAACTATCTTGACTGGTCCTTCCAGAATGCAAAAGAAAAAGTGGACCTGCTGAGCGAATACCACATTCCCGTATGGGTAATGGAGCCGCTCAGAGGAGGACGCCTTGCCTCTCTGTCCGAGGAAAACAGTGAAAAATTAAAGACATTTCGTCCGGACGAGGGCATTCCGGCATGGGCTTTTCGTTTCCTTCAGGGAATCCCGGAAGTGAAGATGATCCTGTCAGGCATGTCTGATTTTGCACAGATGCAGGATAATATACATACTTTTGAGACGGATAAGCCTCTGAATGAGCAGGAGAAAACAGCTCTGCTGGAGATTGCTGACAACATGGTAAAGCACATTGCCCTGCCTTGTACAGCATGCCGTTACTGCACGAGCCACTGCCCTCAGGAACTGGATATTCCCATGCTTCTGGAGCTGTATAATGAGCATTGCTTTACAGGCGGCGGATTTATTGCGCCTATGGCTCTGCAGGCCGTCCCGGAGGAGAAACAGCCCGGTGCATGTATCGGATGCCAAAGCTGTGAGGCAGTCTGTCCGCAGCAAATTAAAATATCAGAAGCCATGGCTGATTTTGCGCACAAGCTGAATGGCTGA
- a CDS encoding ABC transporter permease, which yields MKVIIKRELKSYFKNPIYYVGILLIFFEVFQILQPYLKLHYWENDAQVEAAKLKHINDADVMNGYLPSTEKERIEIALPEICRDMNEALGVSKEETDKMAELFQKDGYSEKEIMNYLMKHYDYIKVDYYFQEAELRQGTAEEVNAYIDKKFTSMRYSEYVGRKFADFAGLFFVFFSSVLMAFLFLQDTRKNMYELLHTKPVSAWKYVTGKIVGGFTALLLPLAAMTAVFTFLCMKNGIEQGFPVAVWDLFAADVLYILPNLLMVICVYALTALLFKNPLPAAPLLILYMVYSNMGSIGPDGTYGYYGRPLAIMVRFPGLFLDTAPPPLALMNQTVLLFVSAGIIWICVKLWKKRRVYG from the coding sequence ATGAAGGTTATCATCAAAAGAGAATTGAAAAGCTATTTCAAAAACCCCATCTATTATGTGGGTATTCTGCTGATATTTTTTGAAGTCTTTCAGATACTTCAGCCTTATCTGAAGCTGCATTACTGGGAAAATGATGCACAGGTTGAGGCGGCCAAACTGAAACATATCAACGATGCGGATGTGATGAATGGGTATCTGCCTTCGACAGAGAAGGAACGGATCGAAATTGCCCTGCCGGAAATCTGCAGAGATATGAATGAGGCATTAGGAGTCAGCAAAGAGGAAACGGATAAGATGGCAGAACTTTTTCAGAAAGACGGATACAGCGAAAAAGAAATCATGAATTATCTGATGAAGCATTACGACTATATTAAGGTGGATTACTATTTCCAGGAGGCAGAACTCAGACAGGGAACTGCAGAAGAGGTGAATGCATATATAGACAAAAAATTCACCAGTATGCGGTATTCGGAATATGTGGGCAGAAAATTTGCTGATTTTGCAGGACTGTTTTTTGTCTTTTTCTCCTCAGTTTTGATGGCATTTTTATTTCTTCAGGATACAAGGAAGAATATGTATGAACTGCTTCACACAAAGCCGGTATCGGCCTGGAAATATGTGACAGGGAAAATCGTGGGAGGTTTTACAGCACTTTTACTGCCGCTTGCTGCTATGACCGCTGTTTTTACATTTTTATGTATGAAAAACGGAATAGAACAGGGATTTCCCGTAGCTGTGTGGGATTTATTTGCAGCGGATGTACTTTATATCCTGCCAAACCTGCTTATGGTGATCTGCGTATATGCCCTGACCGCCCTTCTTTTTAAAAATCCCCTGCCGGCTGCCCCGCTGCTCATCCTTTATATGGTTTATTCTAATATGGGCAGTATCGGACCGGACGGAACATATGGTTATTACGGAAGGCCTCTTGCTATCATGGTACGTTTTCCGGGGCTGTTTCTGGATACTGCACCGCCGCCGCTTGCCCTCATGAACCAGACCGTGCTTCTTTTTGTGTCGGCGGGAATCATATGGATATGTGTGAAATTATGGAAAAAAAGGAGGGTTTACGGGTGA